In Xiphophorus maculatus strain JP 163 A chromosome 9, X_maculatus-5.0-male, whole genome shotgun sequence, the genomic window AAAGTTCAAAGGAATActttcaacatttacactcagtGAAATGAAAGTTTGTCTCCTTTGAACTCTAGGTCTTATTTTGAATGTGTCTCAGGTTTATGAGAATACACGTCTTTCAAATTATATACTTACTGTGGAAATCTGCACAATATGTTGTCCTCCATCTTCCTGAATGTCCAGTACTATCCCATAGCGATATTTACCGTCGATGAAGAAATACACGTTGTCTCCAGGAAATATGTTTTGTGCTTGCTGTTGACTGTGGAGCTGTGCCATGGAAGGCGACACAGGGGTTGGAACTAAAGGCTTCACTCTGGAGAATGGGGCAAAAATGCCACAGTTTTTCTCacataggaaaaatgtcttagatcCAAAGCTTCCATTGGTTTTTCCCTTCCCTTTGTCTGGTTTCTTGAGAGGAAAGACAGCAGAAAATACTGATgagacacacacagataaacatACAAGAACACAAATCACACAAAACTCTAGATTTGTTGGAATTTCATATTGCTCAGATCTCAGAAAattggaggtaaaaaaaaaaaataatatatatgtatatacactgctcaaaaaaataaagggaacacttaaacaggtgtttaacacttaaagtgttccctttatttttttgagcagtatatatatcaAGCACAGCTGAAGCAGAAGACATTAACATACCAACACTGGGCataatttttattctgaaattttaGTACTTAGCAGCTACAACAAGCTACCAGATGAGGAGACATCTACATAAAATAAACTCTACTCTCAGCTTTTAGCCACTAAAGGACAAGTTGATTAAGTAATGGAGAAAatgaataatgtttttctttactgctTATGTTCATGTATCAGAAACTGAGGCACATAGAACAAGGATTTCCTGTGGCAAACATGAGACAACTGTATTTCAGTAAATTGCATAATTCATGTAAAGAAAATCTGCTTTCATTTCAAACCCCTAATCTGCAAGCACAGTTACGAATAagtattttcaattttaaaacgGATGTATGTCCTATCAGTACCACTGAAATGAAATTGCAATTTCATTCAGATCAAATCTCTTGGTTCGTATTTTTTTCTATGCAaggtaaataaaatcttaaatgaaCCCCAAATTATATTTCACTGataatgcttaaaaaaaattattaagtgcttaacacaaaaactaaaaaggttTTGCACTCAATAAGAATGAAAAAGTACTGCAAAGCAAGAAGATCATTGTCATCATCCTTGTGTCTGACGATGCAAAAGTTTGTTAGCTTGCAGCTCTGAAACCTCGAGGTGAGTGTTGAAGCAAACCATGCCACCatggaattacaaaaatgattGTAGGGAAGCAAGTGATGCCCCTCGCTATCCTTGGAAGgacattttcaaacaatttttatAGAGGAAATTATTGTGTTAAGAATCTGAGGACATTTTTAAGAGCTCCAAGTGAATTTCCTACATAAAAAAGTCTGACAGAAAGCAACTAACTTAAGCTATTTCTGCCACAGGGAACTTTATAAGCAATCAAAGCCTTTTGGGGTTCATCCTTCCTCAACAACACCAAAATTTACATATAAGATGTTGTTCGTCTGAAGCTGTCTTTCTGTTAATATTCTATTATAATTATTTAGTACTAAATATTTGTAACCCTAGtgattgtatattttttatgtgctCACGTGAAAAGAGAAAAGCCGTTTTATTAATTGGTTTAACTAATAGTCATACCTGTAGTTCAATTCCAAAGAATCTTCCTCTAATGGGATTAACATAATCTGGTTCCAAGATTGGTCCAATATAGCGAATGACGCCCATCAGCATCTCGTCTTCTTCTTTCACCATCACATTAGTTCCCACGGTGAGTCCCAGGGACGCCTGGAAAGCGTTGTCTCTGAACCAGTGAAGCCTCTCATCTTCAGGCTCACAGGCTAACAGAAAATCGGCCTCCTCTAGACTCAGTTTCTCCATGCAGATTACGTCAATATTATAAATTAAGTTGGTCAGCGATTTTAAGAACGTGACTGGTAATTTTGCGTGACGGCCAGGCTGGGAAACGTTATGTGTATTGTACGTGAACTCACGGGTGTAACAAATACTTCCAAGCTTGATATGGAGGGGATTTTCGGGTCTTTTGGTTATGATAAAATAAACGTAGTCTGATGGATTCATGTTGTCCTAGTCTGGATATTCAGCAAGGTTCTGAACAGACACAAAACCAACAATGACAAGTTTTACGTTATTGATTTGTATGGCAACTCGGAAGCTAAGTCAATAGCAAGTCGAACCATTAATTACAATAACCGAAACTGTCAGCTATTgtcaaaataacttaaaattaaacactGGAAAAATACACTAGTGAGTGTTTAGTAAGAAAAGCACCATTTATTTAAGTTTACCTTGACAACTTTGGAGTTTTAATTTCTGTTGCTTCGTCGCTCTTTTAGCTAAGCGTCCCAGCTCCTACGTAAAGTTTCACTTCCCCTTTCATCCTTTCGTTTCACTTTCTCTACAGCGCAGCTTTCACGGACGGTCCCACGGACATGACACTTTGTGGAAACGTTTAAAACATCTTCTAAACAGCTCCCTGGACACCGATAACTTGTTCGTCTAGCGTTATTTGCTGTTAAACTGCGTAAAAGCCGTAATATTTAAGAGAGTGACATTGTTGTTTTACAATCTGTTGACGCTCAGCCAGAGTTGAAAGTGAAGCCCTCGGCGAAGTCTTACAGGCAAGACACAACAACAAGGCCCTGACTATTTCTGAGGGGATTTTCCATGGTTGCTTAGGGCCAATTTTGTGTGTGGGTTCATTTTTGCTTCCTCCTCTATGTTGACTGGGAacaaccattttattttattgtttgtttctgctttaagGAGTTTTGTTATCCTTTCCACTACTTCACTTGACTACTTTTGTTTAGGCCTGACCAGTTAACTGCAAGTGTGGACAAATTGTACAGCAACACAAACTAATAAGTGGCTAATAAATAGTGTGCTGgtatctgttttaaaaatgcaaattggCCACtgtttggtaaataaataatacgagctataatttaaaatctcatttaaaggatttaattattttacaaagttcAAAATATCTCATACACACAGAGAATAATATGAGCCATCTCtgattgtttaattttgtaattaaaaatacaagcaATTGAATGATCATCcttcaaaaataactttcttATTTTCAGAAGGTGATTGAGCTTAAAGTGTGCACAAATCCGTCTTTATAATTATGTTGCTGCAAGTAAAGCAGTTTTAATAGAATACAATTGCAAAGCAACTTCTTTTGAACAACTATTGAGCACAAGTTTGTTGCTCTTCATACAATTGAATATCAtatacaatttctttttaataatttaaatgttcacaCGTTTATTATTTTGACATATGTTTGGAACTGTAGTGAGGAAGATAAAGTCTGAAAACAAGAACAGGCATTTTTGCAAAAGTACCTACTTCATGAAAATTACCtaggttttataaaaataacattattccTGCGTCAGTTCCTTTTCCCCAAAACGATACTTAAGCCTGCAAGTCAAAAATGAGAGCAAATAAGCTCAGGAGACTTTGGACTCTGATTGGCCAGGCCAATGTACGTCATTAGTAAGGATCTGACGTTGAGGTGCATCGGACGTAAACATGGAGGAAAGAGAAGCGCTGAAGAGGCAGATTGAACTTCTACAAggtgcttttctgtttttatcaatgTCAACTTTTCTGTGTTACACCAGCGAGGGAGAAAACCTTTTTGCTCTTATGCATTTTCCTAAACCAGCCGTGTGTAGgactgaaaacttttctttcGGATATTTTAGAGGCAAACGTTAACCGTTAGCTTTATGTTTGTGTTAAGCTTTAGAACTTTAATGTCACTGAAATCAAGTGCAggcaaaaaatacattcaattaACATAAATTGTTAAGGTAGACGTCTTTTTAAATACTTCTAAGTTGATTTGATGTGTTGATCAGACAAGCAAGACATTTTCCTCTGGAGAATGATGAAATTTTAAGCAGACGTTATACCAAAACATTAACACCAACTGGTAAAAATGACATCTTCTTTAAATATTACGGTTttgacatcaggacataataaGAAATGGCGCAGGTTCTAACATTGCTTAAATCAAAGCAGGTTCCTCTATTATTTTTctacaacaaaaagcaaaactaaaagcCAAATTAACATTTCCTGTTCAAATATGGTTAAAAGTCAAATGTACTGGAATAATCCTAATCAATGTGACCACCTGTGTACGAGCAGGGGTTTTGATTGCTTATTGCTTTGCGGCTGACCGGCATATATTACcacaataaaaagagaaaattcgTCGTTATTGACTCAAGATAAGATTGTACTTATCTGACAAGCTTGgatctgctttaaaaaaacccacatcaATCTGGGGAAAGCAGGGAGCACTGCCAGGATCCTGTGATCTGACACACAGATGGACGCCTCTATAATTACTTAGATTACTTAGATTAGAATCTAAGTAATCTAAGCATAGTGACCGCCTGGTCACTATGCTGTGACCAGGCGGTCAGCAGCATAGGGCACATTGGGGGACTGTACTTGCAtggtttcattttcattcttcACACCTCAGACTTTCAGTACATGTAACAGTAATGTTATCTGCAAAAGTACTGAAATAACTGCAGTTTTCAGGTATGTCACGAAGTTGAATACAGAGATCGGATGGAACATTTAGTGGCATGGTGAACTGGAATAACCCAGCCAACTCCCTGAGAGTCAACTGGTCTTAGTAAGTTAAATGTTAAACGTCATAAGactataaaaaaacaagtaaaacttGTTTAGAAGGGGTGAAGAAGAAAGCTTTTCCTTTCATTAGATAAGATAACATAATGACTTAGGTTTACAACATTTCTTCTGAATACACACAATAGTTATTGAGCAATTTCCTTTTGATGGAAGAGGCCATCATGTTCATCTTCACCTTGATCAAATCCAGTGTTAGGAGTGTGATGACCTGGGCTAGTTTTGCTGTCACTGAATCACCTACAAACTGGCTATGCAAAAGTAATCTAGAATCAAATAGGAAGCCAACTGTCTGAGAGCTCAGGCTCAAACAGCACTGACTCATCAACAggccaaaaataacaaatccaacattattaatttaaatatatatatatatatatatatatatatatatatatatataaaattcccttctcacccaccacgggtggttcttatcctctgagctcgggtcctctaccagaggcctgggagcttgagggttctgcgcagtatcttggctgtgccaaggactgcacatttctggactgagatgtctgatgttgttcctgggatctgttgtagccattggtccagtttgggggtgactgccccgagggccccgatgaccacaggcaccactgtggtcttcaccttccaggccctctccagttcctccctgaggccctggtatttctctagtttctcgtgctcctttttcctgatgttgcagtcgcttggtattgctacatctatcacaacggctttcctctgttgtttatccactacgacaatgtctggttggttcaccattaccattttgtctgtctggatctggaagtcccacaggatcttagctctggcgttctccgccacctttgggggtgtttcccactttgatcccggggtttccagtccatattctgcacagatgtttctgtacactatgcctgcaacttggttatgtcgttccatgtacgctttccctgccagtatcttgcaccctgctgttatgtgctggactgtctcaggggcctccttgcacaacctacaccttgggtcttgtctggtgtggtatatctgggcctctattgctctggtgtttagggcctgttcctgggcggccaggatgagggcctctgtgctgtccttgagtccagctttttccagccattggtaggatttactgatatcagccacttgggttatttgctggtggtacatcccatgtaggggcttgtcctgccatgatggtatctctggcacctcaacctccgttccctgttgtctgagatattcactgagcacattgtctgttgaggctttgtccctgatgtatttatggatcttagttgtttcgtcctggactgtggttctcacactcactagtcctctgcctccttccttgcggctcgtgtataGTCTCaaggtgctggatttgggatggaatcctccatgcattgttagtagttttctagtcttaatatcagtggcttttatctcctcctttggccagctaattattccagcagggtatctgattactggcagggcatagctgtttattgcgcggattttgttcttgccattgagctggcttctcaggacttgccttattcgttggaggtatttagctgtggctcctttccttgtgacctcatcgaggttgccatttgcttgtggtatacctaggtacttgtaactgtcctctatgtctgctattgttccttctgggagtgagaccccttctgtgcggatgaccttccccctctttgtgatcagccgaccacacttctctagtccgaatgacatcccaatgtccgtgctgtagatcctggtggtgtggatcagtgagtcgatgtctcgctcactcttggcatacagcttgatgtcatccatatagagaaggtggctgatgttggccccatttttgagtcggtatccgtagccagtcttgttgataatttggctgagggggttcaggcctatgcagaacagtagcggggacagagcatctccttggtatatgccacatttgatggacacttgtgcaagtggtttgcagttggcttcaagggtggttttccacagcttcatcgagtttgcaatgaaggctctcagagtcctgttgatgttatacatctctaagcattcaatgatccaagtatgcggcattgagtcataggctttcttgtaatcaatccaagccatgcacaggttggtgtgtcgggttttgcagtctcgggcaacaatagatatatatatatatatatatatatatatatatatatatatatatatatatatatatatatatatttcatgttaaaaatatcTAACTTGATAAAGAACAGATCACTTCTATGATGCCGATATGGAAAAACATGGAATAGAAAGAAGgtgtgctttgtttttacaatgACTGTATGTTGGCAAAATAATGACTCCTTCACAAATGTTCTTGTCACCAAACACATTTGCATTCCAGTTCTATCACTCATGGATGGTTCCATTAACCGTTTCCAAACCCATTTCAAAATTTagagaaaattacatttcagaCCAAATATACAGATTTTTGAAATAGGAGGACCTGTTTCTGTATCTTGTTTAGGCATGTTTGTTAATTTACTGTCCAAGATTTTAGCTTTGCCATCAAAAAGgttatttgtgtcttttattttttctattttaagcaTCTCATGAATATTACAACTAAATCAGAACAATTTTTAAATCCTCAGATCTTATCAATAAGCATAAGAGCGTCCATGGAGATGCACCGGTtcctgcagcagagcagaggcAGCCTGAGGTTTCTACAACAGCCAGAGCTTTCAACACGTCTGCTGTCCATCCTCACATCTCCAGAGGGAGGCCGTATGCTCCTCAGAGTCGTGGAAGTTGGAGGAAAACATACTCTCTGAGGAACAACTGCCCCCAGTCAACAGTACCAGCACCCTCAGCTGTTCCCTCCACTTCCCTTTATCCAGCTACCTCCCAGTATGGAACTAGCAGCATCTCTGCAACAATCAGCAGCACAGGGCATGAACCTAACTCCAAAGCTGCTACTTCTTTGTCAGGGAATCTTATGCAGAAGAAAGCGGGAATTACAGTCAGGAAAACTGGAGTGagtggagcagcagcagaacgaTTAAACACGCTTTCTGAATGGCAAGGTTCAAGTTCAAGTAGCACGAATATCCAGCCAGATGCACAAAAGGCTGAAAACAGGCTTGTCATTCTACcagcagagaaaactgaagctTCATTCAAGGCTCTCGCTTCTGTTAATGCCAACAGGTTAAGTTCTCAGAGCAAGATTCAAATACAGAACAAACTTTACCTAAACAAGAAAACCGGCCCAGAAACTTGCAAGACTACTAATTCTCCAACCTTACCTTCTCTTTCCAAAGAATCAAAACACTCACCAGAGGCCCTCCATGGCCAGGTTAATGtgccatttctaaaaaaatccAAGTTTACCTGGGTGAAGAGTCAGACTGTGAGCTTGGAGCCCAAAGCAGCCAGCTCTGTTTCCATACCGATGAGCAGAGTCACAGCTTCTCAGACATCTGTCCTCAAAGCTGCAGCAACTGCTGGGAGTCCGTTATCAGGTGGATCAAGTAAGAAAACGCCTCCCAGGAAGTTTCCTCGAAAGCTCAGTCCTGTCACTGTAGCCCCCAGAACTTCAAAATACAGATGGGTTTCTTCCTCAGGAGTCCAAACTAAGAATCAGCGCAAGCCTTTGTCTCCCAAAGCCCTGATTAATCCTCAGAGAGATGTTGCCAAGAAACTCAAACCAGCCTCTACACCCTCTGGAAAGCCAAAGAGGGGAATCGCAGCTTCTTCTGCCAGCTTAACACACATGAGCCGTTACCGTTGGAAGGCCGGAGGTCAGACTGCAGCCGGGTCGGTGACTGGAACTACACCAGTGGCTCGTCGTAGATCCGCCTTCCACTGGACAGCAGAGAAAAGTAGCAAAGGGCTGAAAACGGGACATCCTTCTCCTACTGCCCCTCAAAGAGCGTACCTTCGCTCTTCCTCCCCTGCTGGGTTCAAGCTCTGCAGCAGAATGAAAATTATCAGGAAGTCCGGCAGCAGGTACATTTACACACTGATTCACCCAGTTATCATTACTGATCCGATTTTTACCAGTTAAgctctcttcattttttttcccagaaggTGGCAGCAAAGAGTTTTAAAGGTGCATCTCAAagaagtagaaaataaatgcatatcagtattacaatttaaatagtgaaactaatatattttatagatAGTGATGTaagaatttatttgtaaatatttagattgcATGGCTTTGAGCTGctgaaatattcagttttcaGAACTGTAATCTTATATAACACCATTAAAAGCTCTAACATGCTGACACTCTTTATGTAGATGCAGATTTCCTTTCCAATAAGGCTTGGCACCTGCACACACTGACAAAAGTATCCGTACCTGATGGTGTCCATTTTATCACCGCGCCTGATTGGACAACAAACACTTCTGACCTAAACCTCACAAAGAGTTTAgagcagcgtttcccaattccggtcctcaggcctccctgccctgcatgttttaggtgtttcccttctgctacacacctggattgaatatatgggtgatcaacaggtttctgcagcacttgatggtcatgcaatcatttgaatcagctgctctggaatagaggcacatctaaaacatgcagagcaggggggcctgaggaccggaattgggaaacgctggtTTAGAGTattaaaaagaggaagatgagagacaccagagCCAACTATGGAGATGAGCTGAAGGCTGCTATCAGCCTTCCTGTTCTTCCTGAACACCTCAGCAGAAGACATTTCTGTACAAAATGTCATGTAAttggttttatgtaatattaaaattttccatGAAGctgatatttgattttttttcattatttgacaagcataatttgaaaaatgaatagaaataagTGAAGGAAATATGTCTGTCATTCTGTATTACTAAGACATGTATTATTTTGCTGCTCTTTATGTTCAGcagctctgttttttctttgttctcttCACCTTTAAACTTTGTTCTCCGTTCTGCTTTCTTACTTTGCCCTCAGTGTCGCTGCAACAGAGAAGGTGAGCAGTCTTGCTACAGGAAAGTTTCCCCTGCGTAGAATGTACTCCTTCACCAGGAGTCCTGCAGGAGTTCGGAGGACGCCTCCCAGGGAACTGGTCTGCTTTGGCAGACACAAGTTGAGGCGTCTCTCCCCGACCTGGTCAAAAACAAGTAAGAAACACACATTAGTGTTTAAAGGATGCATTGATTTGTAGTTATTGATCAGTTATCTGCAAAATAATTAATGGACATTGATAAGAGTGTGTTGGGTTTTCATAGTTTAGTTGTTGTATTTTGTCCTGGCTAAAGTAGTTTAAGAACTGCTAACTAATGTCTAgccattattttacatttctaaatatgcattttttttcttccacttgttGTTTcctaaaggttttaaaatgtagcCTGTTGTAACAAATTATTAGAGCTAGttcagataaaagaaaaaataaatgactgcCGTCAGTGAGATATGTTTCTGccaaaaaattaagaattttgtaaattaacaagaaaaagtaataaatttgCATAAATTTGTGATGATTAAGGCTTTATATTTCTGATAGTAAaactaggattttttttttatatgataaaattagaaatttgtaagaggaaaaactcagaagttttctGAAATTATAAACTCAGACATCTAGGTCAAAAAGTGACAGAAGTCCTCTGGTAAATTTAGGAGATGCACATCTGGATGTTTTCCAAAGTGTAAGTGCCACATCCTGGCTCTTTTCCTGTATCAGAACTATATGTCAaaacaaatttctgactttgcAACATCAGAGAATTTCCTAAATTTAATATCATGAATGTATGCctttaattatgtaaaattttatattCTTTCTCACAAGTTTACGACTTTCCGACATAAGAGAATATctaagtttttttcttgaaaatacatggaattagtttcaaatttatttgttttgacagttatttattcctcttatgtctattgttttttttatttacaatggtCCTAATTTTCTGTCATATAAATAAGAAGAGACTTTTACCTACTTCAGTGTTCTGCATAAGATTGGTGACAATTAGTATAAGATGAcgtttaagtttatttgttgaGCCACTTCTGACAGCACCGGGTCTGCTCAAGATAGAGCTGcgaaaaatctcagaaatacTTTGAATCAATCAATAATTCCCACAGACTCTCTGCTTTTACTGGTGGTTCAGTCCTGCCAAGTAGAATTTTGTGGCTCATTTGTCTTCCTCCAGCTGACACAATTATGCTACAGTGTATTGTAAAAGTCTTATTCATTTTTCAGTCAAACACAACTGTCATTTGactgatttctgttttaattttagtgTTGTGTACATGCTGAGAGGTGCACCATTAATTTCCTTCCAAATGTTTTGGTTAGGGACTGTGGCTGATGTTGTTTTCTAGCACAGCAGT contains:
- the zc3h3 gene encoding zinc finger CCCH domain-containing protein 3 is translated as MEEREALKRQIELLQDLINKHKSVHGDAPVPAAEQRQPEVSTTARAFNTSAVHPHISRGRPYAPQSRGSWRKTYSLRNNCPQSTVPAPSAVPSTSLYPATSQYGTSSISATISSTGHEPNSKAATSLSGNLMQKKAGITVRKTGVSGAAAERLNTLSEWQGSSSSSTNIQPDAQKAENRLVILPAEKTEASFKALASVNANRLSSQSKIQIQNKLYLNKKTGPETCKTTNSPTLPSLSKESKHSPEALHGQVNVPFLKKSKFTWVKSQTVSLEPKAASSVSIPMSRVTASQTSVLKAAATAGSPLSGGSSKKTPPRKFPRKLSPVTVAPRTSKYRWVSSSGVQTKNQRKPLSPKALINPQRDVAKKLKPASTPSGKPKRGIAASSASLTHMSRYRWKAGGQTAAGSVTGTTPVARRRSAFHWTAEKSSKGLKTGHPSPTAPQRAYLRSSSPAGFKLCSRMKIIRKSGSSVAATEKVSSLATGKFPLRRMYSFTRSPAGVRRTPPRELVCFGRHKLRRLSPTWSKTNAVSTSHLSPASKRVFRTRYKMVTRPGTSAAHTPHYNAALSWRARKIQSARTFLQNRLRSPQDRHQPSSRRWTGMEMCWIRGSLYRVSANKLSRTVALQTSIDRRGKSSSAHTSPALARHLASRAVQRSIAIIRHARQKKQQKQYCMYYNRFGKCNRGTSCPFIHDPDKVAVCTRFLRGTCKQADGTCPFSHKVAKEKMPVCSYFLKGICNNSDCPYSHVYVSRKAEVCDDFVKGYCPEGEKCKKKHTLVCPDFSKTGSCPRGSRCKLQHRQRVKRSASSTSTIPAKKSRSKEPMKRPHLSVVMPENTQAASGRPIAGPLALPSFISLSSSPEEADAPDSPQADATQVKERKLQIKPRLKDQRD